One Mesorhizobium sp. J428 DNA segment encodes these proteins:
- a CDS encoding PQQ-dependent sugar dehydrogenase: protein MRQASTLSIALTASTMLAAWPALAQDYATEKVGVVAAVVAEGLDHPWGLDFLPDDTVIVTERSGAMRLVGADGVISDPIEGVPEVSASGQGGLLDVAAARDFAQSNRIFFTFSEPGSGGAGTAIASATLVRDGAQARLDDVKVLFSMEKKTGRGQHFGSRIVLHPDGTVFFTTGDRGQGPRAQDMSDAAGAVLRINADGSVPADNPYADGRNGALPQIWSKGHRNPQGFTIDGDGRLWTVEHGAKGGRRGQHAGSREELRLAGDQLRREL from the coding sequence ATGCGGCAGGCTTCCACGCTCTCCATCGCCCTTACTGCGTCCACGATGCTCGCGGCATGGCCGGCGCTCGCCCAGGACTATGCGACCGAAAAGGTCGGCGTCGTCGCCGCGGTGGTGGCCGAGGGCCTCGATCATCCCTGGGGGCTGGATTTCCTGCCCGACGACACGGTGATCGTCACAGAGCGTTCGGGCGCCATGCGGCTGGTCGGCGCCGACGGCGTGATATCGGACCCGATCGAGGGCGTGCCGGAGGTGTCGGCCAGCGGCCAGGGCGGGCTGCTCGATGTGGCCGCCGCGCGCGACTTTGCGCAGTCGAACCGGATCTTCTTTACCTTCTCGGAGCCCGGAAGCGGCGGCGCCGGCACGGCGATCGCCAGCGCGACCCTCGTCCGCGACGGCGCGCAAGCCCGGCTGGACGACGTGAAGGTGCTGTTCTCGATGGAGAAGAAGACCGGCCGCGGCCAGCATTTCGGCTCGCGCATCGTGCTGCATCCGGACGGCACCGTCTTCTTCACCACCGGCGACCGCGGCCAGGGCCCGCGCGCGCAGGACATGTCGGACGCGGCGGGCGCGGTGCTGCGCATCAATGCCGACGGTTCGGTGCCGGCCGACAACCCCTATGCCGACGGCAGGAACGGCGCCCTGCCGCAGATCTGGTCCAAGGGCCATCGCAACCCGCAGGGCTTCACGATTGATGGCGACGGCCGGCTCTGGACCGTCGAGCACGGCGCGAAGGGGGGGCGACGAGGTCAACACGCCGGAAGCCGGGAAGAATTACGGCTGGCCGGAGATCAGCTACGGCGTGAACTAT